The proteins below are encoded in one region of Populus alba chromosome 2, ASM523922v2, whole genome shotgun sequence:
- the LOC118057850 gene encoding uncharacterized protein encodes MKALVTGASGYLGGRLCHGLLKQGHSVRALVRRTSDISELPPPSSGGVFELAYGDITDYQSLLDAFSGCQVIFHAAAIVEPWLPDPSKFFSVNVEGLNNVLQAAKETETIEKIIYTSSFFALGSTDGYVADESQVHCEKRFCTEYERSKMTADKIALQAAAEGVPIVMLYPGVIYGPGKLTTGNIVAQLLIERFAGRLPGYIGYGNDKFSFCHVDDLVDGHIAAMDRGRQGERYLLTGENASFKLVFDMAAIISETKKPRFSIPLCIIEYYGWLLVLVSRLTGNLPLISPPTVHVLRHQWEYSCEKAKTELGYNPRSLEDGLKEVLPWLKSLGVIKY; translated from the exons ATGAAGGCGCTGGTGACCGGTGCATCCGGTTACTTAGGCGGTAGACTCTGCCACGGCCTCCTTAAACAAGGCCACTCCGTCCGCGCCTTGGTCCGTCGCACCAGTGACATCTCCGAGCTTCCTCCTCCCTCCAGCGGTGGAGTCTTCGAACTCGCATACGGTGACATTACCGACTACCAGTCTCTCCTGGATGCCTTCTCTGGTTGCCAAGTCATCTTCCACGCTGCTGCTATCGTCGAACCCTGGCTTCCAGATCCTTCAAAATTCTTCTCC gttaatgttgaaggattgaATAACGTGCTACAAGCAGCTAAAGAGACAGAAACAATTGAGAAGATCATATACACGTCGTCGTTTTTCGCACTTGGTTCCACTGATGGATATGTTGCTGATGAGAGCCAA GTGCATTGCGAGAAACGTTTCTGTACGGAATACGAGAGATCAAAGATGACTGCTGATAAGATTGCTTTACAAGCTGCGGCAGAGGGGGTGCCGATCGTGATGCTTTATCCTGGTGTTATTTATGGTCCAGGGAAGCTCACTACTGGTAATATAGTGGCTCAATTG CTCATCGAACGCTTTGCTGGACGTTTACCAGGATATATTGGCTATGGGAATGATAAATTTTCCTTTTGTCATGTTGATGACCTGGTAGATGGTCATATTGCAGCAATGGACAGAGGTAGACAAGGTGAAAGATATCTACTTACAGGAGAAAATGCATCCTTCAAGCTTGTTTTTGATATGGCTGCTATTATCTCTGAAACAAAAAAGCCAAGGTTTAGCATTCCTTTATGCATAATTGAATATTATGGATGGTTATTGGTTCTTGTCTCTCGACTTACAGGAAACCTTCCTCTCATCAGTCCCCCG ACTGTACATGTTCTAAGACATCAGTGGGAATATTCATGTGAAAAGGCCAAGACAGAGCTAGGTTATAATCCTCGGAGCTTGGAAGATGGACTGAAAGAGGTCCTTCCATGGTTGAAGAGCCTTGGGGTGATCAAATACTGA
- the LOC118057849 gene encoding uncharacterized protein, which translates to MWGFGGRYYWGRREMEREGIVVVFAWMSSQERHVKSYVDLYGSLGWNSLVCHSQFLNMFFPEKAETLAFDILNELLEELKIRPYPIVFVPFSGGLKACLYKVLQIIEGKCEVQLNPDDCQLVRDCISGHIYDSSPVDFTSDLGRQFVVHPSVLKMSRPPRILSWMANGISSSLDALFLNRFESQRAEYWQTLYSSVSMGGPYLILCSENDDLAPYQVICNFAQRLKELGGDVKLVKMNGSPHVGHYRLYPVDYKASVTELLCKAAAIFSQRIQRLEGEKMGFEGTHDQISEPISDTKKAAVNPHHSFRGVTIAPSDHFFMPSSVEYYEGRDVESLQDEHEESLVHLRSPPAINPHGVLSQILFDVCAPKNVEGWDLRSSASLNRHPLNPSRRHAPFNPMKCIRRSRL; encoded by the exons ATGTGGGGGTTTGGAGGTAGATATTATTGGGGGAGAAGGGAAATGGAAAGAGAAGGGATAGTGGTGGTTTTTGCTTGGATGTCTAGTCAAGAAAGACATGTGAAAAGCTATGTTGACCTTTATGGGTCTCTTGGTTGGAATTCCCTTGTCTGTCACTCTCAATTTCTCAATAT GTTCTTTCCTGAGAAGGCTGAAACTTTAGCATTTGACATCCTCAATGAACTTCTTGAG GAGCTAAAGATAAGGCCATACCCTATAGTCTTTGTGCCCTTCTCTGGCGGTCTCAAAGCTTGCTTGTACAAGGTTCTCCAG ATCATTGAGGGAAAGTGTGAAGTACAACTGAATCCG GATGACTGTCAGCTGGTCAGAGACTGTATTTCAGGCCATATCTATGATTCTAGTCCAGTGGATTTTACGAGTGATCTGGGGAGACAATTTGTTGTTCACCCATCTGTTCTTAAAATGTCTCGTCCACCAAGAATACTATCCTGGATGGCAAATGGAATTAGTAGCAGTCTTGATGCTCTCTTCCTGAACAGATTTGAATCACAGCGTGCTGAGTATTGGCAGACTCTGTATTCCTCTGTT AGCATGGGAGGGCCATATCTAATTTTGTGCTCAGAGAATGATGATCTTGCTCCGTATCAAGTCATTTGCAATTTTGCTCAAAGACTAAAAGAACTGGGTGGTGATGTAAAGCTTGTGAAAATGAATGGCTCGCCTCATGTAG GTCATTATCGACTTTATCCTGTTGACTACAAGGCTTCTGTGACTGAGCTCCTTTGTAAGGCAGCTGCAATTTTTTCCCAGAGAATTCAACGACTTGAAGGAGAAAAGATGGGTTTTGAAGGGACACATGATCAGATCTCTGAGCCAATTAGTGACACGAAGAAAGCAGCTGTCAATCCACACCATAGTTTTCGTGGAGTTACTATTGCACCAAGTGATCATTTCTTTATGCCAAGCTCAGTTGAGTATTACGAGGGTAGAGATGTTGAGTCCTTGCAAGATGAACACGAGGAAAGCTTGGTTCATTTGCGAAGCCCTCCAGCTATCAATCCACATGGAGTTCTTAGTCAAATCCTTTTCGATGTGTGTGCTCCCAAGAATGTTGAAGGTTGGGATTTAAGGTCATCAGCTTCCTTGAACAGACACCCACTCAATCCCTCCCGAAGGCATGCTCCATTTAATCCAATGAAATGCATACGCCGTTCAAGACTGTAA
- the LOC118057848 gene encoding uncharacterized protein isoform X2, protein MARGVKWGCSYKKTTLFVCSINIFVALYVLRSLYASLYLYSNNDFNRVVKYTPDQIRKMEESIRIRRAKKPLELVKIELKEEFNREETVIELPKEVKNKITDEILERLRSLNANANISEQRNAVENWRKEKLQEVKLLARETEGLTSSNLKEEAGILVRALESDWAVLSENIGLWLPAEVIHQEHDDKPEGEEEPEEEVLPGRPLPPECHAELHTDYDGAAVRWGLTYHKESAADCCQACLDQAKYAKPGEKKCNIWVYCPSETGCYSPDIYQHRNQECWLKYAEKPKLNFKDSYSESYRDSHPNAPLIVPWVSGVVSA, encoded by the exons atgGCGAGAGGAGTGAAATGGGGATGTTCGTACAAGAAAACCACTCTCTTTGTTTGCTCTATTAACATTTTTGTTGCTCTTTATGTTCTTCGCTCTCTATATGCTTCCCTTTATCTCTACTCCAATAATGATTTTAACAGAG TTGTAAAGTACACACCAGATCAGATTAGGAAAATGGAGGAATCAATTCGGATTCGAAGAGCGAAAAAACCTTTAGAGCTTGTTAAAATT GAACTTAAGGAAGAGTTTAACAGAGAAGAAACGGTGATTGAATTGCCAAAAGaggttaagaataaaataactgATGAGATTCTGGAGAGATTGAGAAGCTTGAATGCGAATGCGAATATCAGTGAGCAGAGAA ATGCTGTTGAAAACTGGCGGAAAGAAAAACTGCAAGAGGTCAAACTGTTGGCCCGTGAAACAGAGGGGCTGACTTCATCTAATTTGAAAGAGGAAGCTG GTATCCTAGTAAGAGCCTTAGAGTCTGATTGGGCTGTGCTGTCAGAAAATATTGGCCTTTGGCTACCCGCTGAAGTAATTCACCAGGAACACGATGATAAGCCTGAGGGTGAAGAAGAGCCTG AGGAAGAAGTTCTACCTGGCAGGCCTCTTCCACCTGAATGCCATGCTGAGCTTCATACTGATTATGACGGTGCTGCTGTTAGATGGGGCCTTACCTACCATAAGGAAAGTGCAGCTGACTGCTGTCAAGCTTGCCTAGATCAGGCAAAATATGCAAAGCCTGGTGAAAAGAAATGCAACATATGGGTCTATTGCCCATCAGAGACAGGGTGCTATTCGCCGGATATCTATCAACATAGAAATCAAGAGTGCTGGCTAAAATAT GCAGAAAAGCCCAAACTGAATTTCAAGGATAGTTATTCGGAATCATATAGAGATTCCCACCCAAATGCGCCATTGATTGTTCCCTGGGTTTCTGGTGTTGTTAGTGCATGA
- the LOC118057848 gene encoding uncharacterized protein isoform X1 — MARGVKWGCSYKKTTLFVCSINIFVALYVLRSLYASLYLYSNNDFNRVVKYTPDQIRKMEESIRIRRAKKPLELVKIVKELKEEFNREETVIELPKEVKNKITDEILERLRSLNANANISEQRNAVENWRKEKLQEVKLLARETEGLTSSNLKEEAGILVRALESDWAVLSENIGLWLPAEVIHQEHDDKPEGEEEPEEEVLPGRPLPPECHAELHTDYDGAAVRWGLTYHKESAADCCQACLDQAKYAKPGEKKCNIWVYCPSETGCYSPDIYQHRNQECWLKYAEKPKLNFKDSYSESYRDSHPNAPLIVPWVSGVVSA, encoded by the exons atgGCGAGAGGAGTGAAATGGGGATGTTCGTACAAGAAAACCACTCTCTTTGTTTGCTCTATTAACATTTTTGTTGCTCTTTATGTTCTTCGCTCTCTATATGCTTCCCTTTATCTCTACTCCAATAATGATTTTAACAGAG TTGTAAAGTACACACCAGATCAGATTAGGAAAATGGAGGAATCAATTCGGATTCGAAGAGCGAAAAAACCTTTAGAGCTTGTTAAAATT GTGAAGGAACTTAAGGAAGAGTTTAACAGAGAAGAAACGGTGATTGAATTGCCAAAAGaggttaagaataaaataactgATGAGATTCTGGAGAGATTGAGAAGCTTGAATGCGAATGCGAATATCAGTGAGCAGAGAA ATGCTGTTGAAAACTGGCGGAAAGAAAAACTGCAAGAGGTCAAACTGTTGGCCCGTGAAACAGAGGGGCTGACTTCATCTAATTTGAAAGAGGAAGCTG GTATCCTAGTAAGAGCCTTAGAGTCTGATTGGGCTGTGCTGTCAGAAAATATTGGCCTTTGGCTACCCGCTGAAGTAATTCACCAGGAACACGATGATAAGCCTGAGGGTGAAGAAGAGCCTG AGGAAGAAGTTCTACCTGGCAGGCCTCTTCCACCTGAATGCCATGCTGAGCTTCATACTGATTATGACGGTGCTGCTGTTAGATGGGGCCTTACCTACCATAAGGAAAGTGCAGCTGACTGCTGTCAAGCTTGCCTAGATCAGGCAAAATATGCAAAGCCTGGTGAAAAGAAATGCAACATATGGGTCTATTGCCCATCAGAGACAGGGTGCTATTCGCCGGATATCTATCAACATAGAAATCAAGAGTGCTGGCTAAAATAT GCAGAAAAGCCCAAACTGAATTTCAAGGATAGTTATTCGGAATCATATAGAGATTCCCACCCAAATGCGCCATTGATTGTTCCCTGGGTTTCTGGTGTTGTTAGTGCATGA